A region of Kribbella sp. NBC_01245 DNA encodes the following proteins:
- a CDS encoding LLM class F420-dependent oxidoreductase, giving the protein MRLGLNIGFVLGGQDHQDHLKLVREAEQLGYSVAWAAEAYGSDVPTVLAWLAAQTSTIDVGAAVFQIPARTPAMTAMTAATLDTLSGGRFRLGLGVTGPQVSEGWHGVRFDKPLARTREYVEIVNAAMRRETVAYDGKHFTLPLPDGPGKALKLSIHPVREHVPVYLAAIGPKNLELAGEIADGWLGIFNDPSYLGEQLSQITAGRAKAGRSDLEGFDVVASVPTVVGDDLAACADPIRGYAALYVGGMGSREKNFYNALAVRMGYADEAKEVRELYLGKRHRDAMSAVPQKFIDSVSLLGPKERIAEKLSAYAEAGVTTLTVTPFESSVDGRIATLRTVSEALDLAGIGD; this is encoded by the coding sequence ATGCGACTCGGACTCAACATCGGCTTCGTGCTCGGTGGGCAGGATCACCAAGATCATCTGAAGCTGGTACGGGAGGCCGAGCAGCTCGGCTACTCCGTCGCCTGGGCCGCGGAGGCCTACGGCTCGGACGTACCAACCGTGCTGGCCTGGCTGGCGGCTCAGACCTCCACCATCGACGTCGGAGCGGCCGTGTTCCAGATTCCGGCGCGTACGCCGGCGATGACGGCCATGACCGCCGCGACCCTCGACACGCTCTCCGGCGGCCGCTTCCGGCTCGGACTGGGCGTAACCGGCCCACAGGTCTCAGAGGGCTGGCACGGCGTCCGCTTCGACAAGCCGCTCGCCCGCACCCGCGAGTACGTCGAGATCGTGAACGCCGCCATGCGCCGGGAGACGGTCGCGTACGACGGCAAGCACTTCACGCTGCCGCTGCCCGACGGGCCGGGTAAGGCGCTCAAGCTGTCGATCCACCCGGTCCGCGAGCATGTGCCGGTCTACCTGGCCGCGATCGGGCCCAAGAACCTCGAACTCGCCGGCGAGATCGCCGACGGCTGGCTCGGCATCTTCAACGATCCGTCCTACCTGGGAGAGCAGTTGTCGCAAATCACAGCGGGCCGCGCCAAAGCGGGCCGCTCCGACCTGGAAGGCTTCGACGTGGTGGCCTCCGTACCGACCGTGGTCGGCGATGATCTCGCCGCCTGTGCGGATCCGATCCGTGGGTATGCAGCGCTGTACGTCGGCGGCATGGGCAGTCGTGAGAAGAACTTCTACAACGCCTTGGCTGTGCGTATGGGGTATGCGGATGAGGCCAAGGAGGTACGGGAGTTGTACCTGGGGAAGCGCCATCGGGACGCGATGTCGGCGGTGCCGCAGAAGTTCATCGATTCGGTGTCGCTGCTGGGGCCGAAGGAGCGGATTGCCGAGAAGTTGTCGGCGTACGCCGAGGCGGGAGTGACGACGCTCACTGTGACGCCGTTCGAGTCCAGTGTGGATGGGCGGATCGCGACGCTGCGAACGGTGTCCGAGGCGCTCGACCTCGCCGGGATCGGTGACTGA
- a CDS encoding MarR family winged helix-turn-helix transcriptional regulator: protein MDDESPWLTDEQQSAWRAYIEVRQRLDTHLYRHLQRDFGLSGSDYEILVNLSEAPEGRMRAFALGEMTRWEKSRMSHHIKRMEQRGLVRREACAGSRFPDIVLTEAGWDAIKTAAPKHAANVRAFFGVGVGDERLDVFEAACKGIVAAIDEHERINCPLENAEDC, encoded by the coding sequence ATGGACGACGAGAGCCCCTGGCTGACCGACGAGCAGCAGTCCGCCTGGCGGGCGTACATCGAGGTCCGGCAACGGCTCGACACGCACCTGTACCGGCATCTGCAGCGGGATTTCGGCCTGTCCGGCAGTGACTACGAGATCCTGGTCAACCTGTCGGAGGCGCCCGAGGGGCGGATGCGCGCGTTCGCGCTGGGGGAGATGACCCGGTGGGAGAAGAGCCGGATGTCGCACCACATCAAGCGGATGGAACAGCGCGGGCTGGTACGACGTGAGGCGTGTGCCGGGTCGAGGTTCCCGGACATCGTGCTGACCGAGGCCGGCTGGGATGCGATCAAGACCGCGGCGCCGAAGCATGCGGCGAACGTACGGGCGTTTTTCGGTGTGGGCGTGGGGGACGAGCGGCTGGACGTCTTCGAGGCGGCGTGCAAGGGCATCGTGGCGGCGATCGATGAGCACGAGCGGATCAACTGCCCACTGGAGAACGCCGAAGACTGCTAG
- the mshC gene encoding cysteine--1-D-myo-inosityl 2-amino-2-deoxy-alpha-D-glucopyranoside ligase, with product MQAWAEPEIPEVPGQARVLRLFDTASNGLVEVSPVGDDPARMYVCGITPYDATHMGHAATYVTFDLIGRMWRDAGHQVSYTQNITDVDDPLLERATATGVEWTDLASREIDLFREDMTALRVIPPQAYIGAVEAIPLVIDMIVDLQKADAVYEVDGDLYFAVKADPTFGGVSGFDAETMRALFGERGGDPDREGKRDPLDCLVWQLERPGEPAWDSPFGRGRPGWHVECSAIALKYLGMTVDIQGGGSDLVFPHHEMSASEAQVATGEHPFARAYVHQAMVGLDGEKMSKSKGNLVLVSKTRKAGVDPMAIRLVLLAHHYRTDWFWTEDDLTAAQERLDVWRGAITRGTAAEAAPVIDAIRAALAEDLDTAKALAAVDAWAESNGDDPSAAADVAIAVDALLGVRL from the coding sequence ATGCAGGCGTGGGCTGAACCAGAGATCCCGGAAGTTCCCGGCCAGGCGCGGGTGCTGCGCCTGTTCGACACGGCCTCGAACGGGCTGGTCGAGGTGAGCCCGGTCGGCGACGACCCGGCCCGGATGTACGTCTGCGGCATCACGCCGTACGACGCGACGCATATGGGCCATGCCGCCACATACGTCACGTTCGACCTGATCGGGCGGATGTGGCGCGACGCCGGCCACCAAGTCAGCTACACGCAGAACATCACCGACGTGGACGACCCGCTGCTCGAACGTGCCACGGCCACCGGCGTCGAGTGGACCGACCTGGCCAGCCGGGAGATCGACCTGTTCCGCGAGGACATGACCGCGCTCCGGGTCATCCCGCCGCAGGCGTACATCGGTGCCGTCGAAGCCATCCCGCTCGTCATCGACATGATCGTCGACCTCCAGAAGGCGGACGCCGTCTACGAGGTCGACGGCGATCTGTACTTCGCGGTGAAGGCGGATCCGACTTTCGGCGGCGTGTCAGGGTTCGACGCCGAGACGATGCGGGCGCTGTTCGGCGAGCGCGGGGGAGACCCCGACCGCGAGGGCAAGCGGGACCCGCTGGACTGTCTGGTCTGGCAGCTCGAGCGTCCGGGTGAGCCCGCGTGGGACTCGCCGTTCGGGCGCGGCCGGCCGGGTTGGCACGTCGAGTGCTCTGCGATCGCCCTGAAGTACCTGGGGATGACCGTCGACATCCAGGGTGGCGGCTCGGATCTGGTCTTCCCGCACCACGAGATGTCGGCGTCCGAGGCGCAGGTGGCGACGGGGGAGCACCCGTTCGCCCGGGCGTACGTGCACCAGGCGATGGTCGGGCTCGACGGCGAGAAGATGTCGAAGTCCAAGGGCAATCTCGTGCTGGTCTCGAAGACGCGCAAGGCCGGCGTGGACCCGATGGCGATCCGGCTGGTGCTGCTCGCGCATCACTACCGGACGGACTGGTTCTGGACCGAGGACGACCTGACCGCGGCCCAGGAGCGGCTCGACGTGTGGCGTGGCGCGATCACTCGCGGTACGGCGGCTGAGGCCGCGCCGGTCATCGACGCCATCCGCGCGGCGCTGGCCGAGGACCTGGACACCGCGAAGGCGCTCGCGGCCGTCGACGCGTGGGCCGAGTCGAACGGCGACGACCCGTCCGCCGCCGCCGACGTGGCGATCGCCGTCGACGCTCTCCTCGGCGTACGGCTGTAA
- a CDS encoding aldo/keto reductase, whose protein sequence is MQQRYLGHSGLAVSRLGLGTMSWGRDTDEHEAREQLAAFVSAGGTLVDTAAAYGDGDSERLLGSLLGDVVHRDDLVIATKAGFSIRRGERITDTSRGALLRDLEGSLRRLNVEYVDLWQLHTWSDDVPLEETLSALDAAVNSGKVRYVGVSNYAGWKSARAVTWQQAWPGRAVPVSNQVEYSLLARDAESDTIRAAAGLGIGVLAWSPLGRGVLTGKYRTGIPADSRAASQHLSRFVDPYLDARGSGIVEAVARAADGLGWSPLEVALTWVRDRPGVTAPIVGARTAMQLKSVLGVEELALPPAIVAALEDVS, encoded by the coding sequence ATGCAGCAGCGCTATCTGGGTCACAGCGGTCTGGCGGTGAGCAGACTGGGCCTCGGCACGATGTCGTGGGGCCGCGACACCGACGAGCACGAGGCCCGCGAGCAACTCGCCGCCTTCGTCTCCGCGGGCGGCACGCTCGTCGACACCGCCGCGGCGTACGGCGATGGTGACAGCGAGCGCCTGCTCGGGTCACTACTTGGGGATGTCGTGCATCGCGACGACCTGGTGATCGCGACCAAGGCCGGGTTCAGCATCCGCCGCGGTGAGCGCATCACCGACACCTCGCGGGGTGCGTTGCTGCGCGATCTCGAGGGCTCGCTGCGCCGGCTCAATGTGGAGTACGTCGACCTCTGGCAGCTGCACACCTGGTCCGACGACGTGCCGCTGGAGGAGACGCTTTCGGCGCTCGATGCGGCAGTCAACTCCGGCAAGGTCCGTTATGTCGGTGTCTCCAACTACGCTGGTTGGAAGTCGGCTCGGGCCGTCACCTGGCAACAGGCGTGGCCCGGTCGCGCCGTACCGGTCTCCAACCAGGTGGAGTATTCCCTGCTGGCCCGGGACGCCGAGTCGGACACGATCCGCGCGGCGGCCGGGCTCGGCATCGGGGTGCTCGCGTGGTCGCCGCTCGGGCGGGGTGTGCTGACCGGGAAGTACCGCACCGGGATTCCGGCGGACTCGCGCGCGGCGTCCCAGCATTTGTCCAGATTCGTCGACCCCTACCTGGATGCGCGTGGTTCGGGCATCGTGGAGGCGGTGGCACGGGCCGCGGACGGGCTGGGCTGGTCACCGTTGGAGGTGGCGCTGACGTGGGTGCGGGACCGCCCGGGGGTGACCGCGCCGATCGTCGGGGCCCGGACGGCGATGCAGTTGAAGTCGGTGCTCGGGGTGGAGGAGCTCGCTCTGCCACCCGCGATCGTGGCGGCTTTGGAGGACGTTTCCTAA
- a CDS encoding undecaprenyl-diphosphate phosphatase, whose amino-acid sequence MSIWEAIVLGIVEGLTEFLPVSSTGHLTITSKILGQPIDDPSITAFTAVIQSGAIAAVVLFFWSDIKRIAIAWVRGLAKPEHRGEFDHRMGWYVIVGSLPICVVGYVFRDLISGDLRSMWWVAGSLIAWSFVMVAAERLGSKKRPLEKITFFDSLMMGLFQCLALIPGVSRSGATISTGLFCGLDRVASTRMAFLLGIPALVGAAIFELQHALDGEVGLIPVLIGTAVSFVVAYASVAWLLKFVQKHSTEIFAFYRICLGVVILILLATSTITAT is encoded by the coding sequence ATGTCGATCTGGGAAGCCATTGTCCTCGGCATTGTCGAAGGACTCACCGAGTTTCTGCCCGTTTCCAGCACTGGTCATTTGACCATTACGTCCAAGATTCTTGGGCAGCCGATTGATGATCCGTCGATTACCGCATTCACCGCGGTCATCCAGTCGGGCGCCATCGCCGCGGTCGTCCTGTTCTTCTGGTCCGACATCAAACGCATCGCGATCGCTTGGGTGCGGGGGTTGGCCAAGCCCGAACACCGCGGCGAGTTCGACCACCGCATGGGGTGGTACGTCATCGTCGGCTCGTTGCCGATCTGCGTGGTCGGATATGTGTTCCGCGATCTCATCTCGGGGGATCTGCGGAGCATGTGGTGGGTGGCCGGGTCGCTCATCGCCTGGTCGTTCGTGATGGTCGCGGCTGAGCGGTTGGGGAGCAAGAAGCGGCCGCTGGAGAAGATCACGTTCTTCGACTCACTGATGATGGGGCTGTTCCAGTGCCTCGCGCTGATCCCGGGTGTCTCTCGGTCGGGGGCGACGATTTCGACCGGGTTGTTCTGTGGGTTGGATCGGGTCGCGTCTACGAGGATGGCGTTCCTGCTGGGGATTCCGGCGTTGGTGGGGGCGGCGATCTTCGAGCTGCAGCACGCGCTTGACGGCGAGGTCGGGTTGATTCCGGTTCTGATCGGTACGGCGGTGAGCTTCGTCGTGGCGTACGCGTCGGTGGCATGGCTGCTCAAGTTCGTCCAGAAGCACAGCACGGAGATCTTCGCGTTCTACCGAATCTGCCTCGGCGTGGTGATCCTGATCCTGCTGGCTACTTCGACGATCACTGCTACGTAA
- a CDS encoding DUF3090 family protein, which produces MARVVHSYDDPDRFVAGTVGEPGARTFFLQARTGTRLTSVACEKEQVMALAERLDVMLDEVARRFDREPKPVTEIDDTDPLEQPIEEEFRAGTMTLAWEADAERVVIEVFAVTVTGVDPEAEDAEALVAAALETEDEGEVFIVRISEQQARAFARRAVALVAAGRPNCPFCGRPIDPEGHICPRANGYRRHV; this is translated from the coding sequence ATGGCGCGTGTTGTGCATTCGTACGACGACCCGGACAGGTTCGTCGCAGGTACCGTCGGGGAGCCCGGGGCCCGGACGTTCTTCCTCCAGGCCCGGACTGGTACCAGGCTGACTTCGGTCGCCTGTGAGAAGGAACAGGTGATGGCCCTCGCGGAGCGGCTCGATGTGATGCTGGACGAGGTCGCGCGCCGGTTCGACCGGGAGCCGAAACCGGTGACCGAGATCGACGACACCGATCCGCTGGAGCAGCCGATCGAGGAGGAGTTCCGGGCCGGCACCATGACGCTGGCCTGGGAGGCCGACGCCGAGCGGGTGGTGATCGAGGTGTTCGCGGTCACGGTGACCGGCGTCGATCCCGAGGCCGAGGACGCCGAGGCGTTGGTCGCGGCGGCGCTGGAGACGGAGGACGAGGGCGAGGTCTTCATCGTCCGGATCAGCGAGCAGCAGGCCCGGGCCTTCGCGCGCCGGGCCGTCGCCCTGGTCGCGGCCGGCCGGCCGAACTGCCCGTTCTGCGGTCGCCCGATCGATCCCGAAGGGCACATCTGTCCACGGGCCAACGGCTACCGGCGTCACGTCTGA
- a CDS encoding PAC2 family protein: MPDLGELNNPLVIAAFEGWNDAAEAATGAVDHLIDEWDAELIAEVDPEDYYDFQVNRPSVGFDEAGERALTWPTTRVYVAKPEGAGRDIVLIRGIEPNMRWRGFCNELLAMVDDADAQLVVVLGALLADSPHTRPIPVSATTTDTELATAWSLEPSKYEGPTGITGVFSDACSSLGIPSVSVWAAIPHYIAGSPCPKATLALLGKVEALTDLAIPEGDLPEMARAWQRGADELSEEDPEVAEYVQSLEEQRDTTDLPEASGDAIAAEFERYLRRRNTDRPDS; this comes from the coding sequence GTGCCGGATCTGGGCGAACTGAACAACCCGTTGGTGATCGCCGCATTCGAGGGCTGGAACGACGCGGCCGAGGCCGCCACCGGCGCTGTCGACCACCTGATCGACGAGTGGGACGCCGAGCTCATCGCGGAGGTGGATCCCGAGGACTACTACGACTTCCAGGTCAATCGCCCCAGCGTCGGTTTCGACGAGGCCGGCGAGCGCGCGCTGACCTGGCCGACCACGAGGGTGTATGTCGCGAAGCCGGAGGGCGCGGGCCGCGACATCGTGCTCATCCGCGGTATCGAGCCGAACATGCGCTGGCGTGGGTTCTGCAACGAGCTGCTGGCCATGGTCGACGACGCGGACGCCCAGCTGGTCGTCGTGCTCGGTGCGCTGCTGGCCGACTCGCCGCACACCCGGCCGATCCCGGTCAGCGCCACCACCACGGATACCGAGCTCGCGACCGCGTGGAGCCTGGAGCCGTCGAAGTACGAGGGGCCGACCGGCATCACCGGCGTGTTCTCCGACGCCTGCAGCTCGCTGGGCATCCCGTCCGTGTCCGTGTGGGCGGCGATCCCGCACTACATCGCGGGTAGCCCGTGCCCGAAGGCGACGCTCGCGTTGCTCGGCAAGGTCGAGGCGTTGACCGATCTCGCGATTCCCGAGGGCGATCTGCCGGAGATGGCTCGTGCGTGGCAGCGTGGCGCCGACGAGCTCAGCGAGGAAGACCCCGAGGTCGCGGAGTACGTGCAGTCGCTCGAGGAGCAGCGCGATACGACCGATCTGCCCGAGGCCAGCGGTGACGCCATCGCCGCCGAATTCGAGCGCTACCTCCGCCGACGCAACACAGACCGCCCCGACAGCTGA
- a CDS encoding DUF5703 family protein: MAEYEIQQFEVSRTLPRGAVRRMLAEHAEYGGWELARLRRYPDGTRKVWLRRRIIKVMRTF; the protein is encoded by the coding sequence ATGGCCGAATACGAGATCCAGCAGTTCGAGGTTTCCCGGACTCTGCCGCGCGGTGCGGTCCGCCGAATGCTCGCCGAGCACGCGGAGTACGGCGGCTGGGAGCTCGCCCGCCTGCGCCGCTATCCCGACGGCACCCGCAAAGTCTGGTTGCGCCGCCGCATCATCAAGGTGATGCGGACCTTTTAG
- a CDS encoding SCO1664 family protein — translation MTMFAATSLDLLRDGELSLHGRLVTASNATFQGTLSRGDDTATVVYKPVRGEKPLWDFPDGTLAQREFAAYVVSEALGWSVVPPTLLRDGPLGEGMVQLWVDEAEPTEDRTELVDIVPQGQVPPGWLGVLDALDGRHNPVTLVHADTVELRRMAVFDAVVNNADRKGGHVLDAQGKGVFGVDHGVTFNADDKLRTVLWGWAGSEVPRELLDDVQRLADELAGGLGAELRQLITGIELTATLERCHALVRTGKFPLPSEDWPAIPWPAF, via the coding sequence ATGACGATGTTCGCCGCCACGAGCCTCGACCTCCTGCGTGACGGGGAGCTCTCCCTGCACGGCCGGCTCGTCACGGCCTCCAACGCCACCTTCCAGGGCACGCTGAGCCGCGGCGACGACACCGCCACGGTGGTCTACAAACCCGTCCGCGGGGAGAAGCCACTCTGGGACTTCCCCGACGGCACGCTGGCCCAACGGGAGTTCGCGGCGTACGTCGTGTCCGAGGCGCTCGGCTGGTCCGTCGTACCGCCGACCTTGTTGCGCGACGGGCCACTCGGCGAGGGCATGGTCCAGCTTTGGGTGGACGAGGCCGAGCCGACCGAGGACCGGACCGAATTGGTCGACATCGTGCCGCAGGGCCAGGTGCCGCCGGGTTGGCTTGGCGTGCTGGATGCGCTCGACGGCCGGCACAACCCGGTGACCCTGGTGCACGCCGATACCGTCGAGCTGCGCCGGATGGCCGTGTTCGATGCCGTGGTCAACAACGCGGATCGCAAGGGCGGGCACGTGCTCGATGCCCAGGGCAAGGGTGTGTTCGGCGTCGACCATGGCGTCACCTTCAACGCCGACGACAAGCTGCGCACGGTGTTGTGGGGCTGGGCCGGGTCCGAGGTGCCGCGGGAGTTGCTCGACGACGTCCAGCGCCTAGCGGACGAGCTCGCGGGCGGACTTGGCGCCGAGCTCAGGCAGCTCATCACCGGCATCGAGCTGACCGCCACCCTCGAGCGCTGCCACGCACTGGTGCGGACCGGCAAGTTCCCGCTGCCCAGCGAGGACTGGCCCGCCATTCCTTGGCCAGCCTTCTAA
- a CDS encoding histidine phosphatase family protein: protein MPTVILVRHGRSGANTSGILAGRSPGVKLDETGLTQVAAVAERLASLPLAAIVTSPLDRCKQTAAAIATAQKQQEQQLRPATDRRLTECGYGDWTGKKISALAKDPLWSVVQQHPSAVTFPNGESMRGMQQRAVDAIRDHDARLAESHGHDAVWVAVSHGDVIKAIVADALGQHLDTFQRIVVDTASTTIITYTPHRPFLVRLNDTGSELASFAPKPAKKKPTRRASDAVVGGR, encoded by the coding sequence ATGCCCACGGTGATTCTGGTTCGGCACGGTCGCAGCGGTGCGAATACCTCCGGCATTCTGGCCGGGCGCAGTCCGGGGGTGAAGCTGGACGAGACCGGTCTGACCCAGGTCGCCGCCGTCGCCGAGCGCCTCGCCTCGCTGCCGCTGGCCGCGATCGTCACCTCGCCGCTCGATCGCTGCAAGCAGACTGCGGCCGCCATCGCGACAGCCCAAAAGCAGCAGGAGCAGCAGTTGCGTCCGGCAACCGACCGACGGCTGACCGAATGTGGGTACGGCGATTGGACCGGCAAGAAGATCTCGGCGTTGGCGAAGGATCCGCTCTGGTCCGTCGTCCAGCAGCACCCTTCGGCCGTCACCTTCCCGAACGGCGAGTCGATGCGGGGCATGCAGCAACGAGCCGTCGACGCCATCCGCGACCACGACGCGCGCCTTGCCGAGAGCCACGGCCACGACGCCGTCTGGGTGGCGGTGAGCCACGGCGACGTGATCAAGGCGATCGTCGCGGACGCGCTCGGTCAGCATCTGGACACGTTCCAGCGCATCGTCGTGGACACCGCCTCGACCACGATCATCACCTACACGCCGCACCGGCCATTCCTTGTCAGGCTCAACGACACCGGCTCGGAGCTGGCCTCGTTCGCTCCGAAACCCGCGAAGAAGAAGCCCACTCGGCGGGCATCGGATGCCGTCGTTGGCGGTCGGTAA
- a CDS encoding IS4 family transposase — protein MAEGAFAPGHLGELTQFIPFEMVDEALAQTGRTQARVRDLPARVVVYLVLAGCLFSDRGYGQVWHRLVAGLHGLTVATPTAAALTHARRRLGAAPLKALFDLLRGPSAPIAAAGVRWRGLLVTAIDGTTMTVPDTATNLGVFTKQTGSHGGSGYPLLRLMVVVCCGTRTIIDAAFGSALIGETRYAPPLLARSLRRGMIVLADRNFAARQVITAITDAGADLLIRCKDNRKLPVLQRHRDGSYLSMWDTTPVRVIEAEVTIATSNGRRTGTYRLVTTLLDPGNHPAIDLVKLYHQRWEIESAYLAIKSTILGGHVLRARTPEGITQEVYALLITYQVLRQAMTDATDTQPGTDPDRASFTIALNAARDQLIQATGVIAGTVIDLVGHIGRLVLANLLPPRRTRLGPRTVKRSTSKYPAKGPNTNRTTYQATINIDILTPPP, from the coding sequence GTGGCTGAGGGTGCGTTCGCGCCTGGTCATCTGGGCGAGTTGACCCAGTTCATTCCGTTCGAGATGGTCGATGAGGCTCTCGCCCAGACTGGCAGGACGCAGGCCCGGGTGCGTGATCTGCCGGCCCGGGTGGTGGTGTATCTGGTCTTGGCGGGGTGCCTGTTCAGCGATCGTGGCTATGGCCAGGTGTGGCACCGGCTGGTGGCCGGGCTGCACGGCCTGACCGTCGCGACACCCACCGCGGCCGCGTTGACCCATGCCCGGCGGCGACTCGGTGCTGCACCGTTGAAGGCCTTGTTCGACCTGCTCCGTGGCCCGTCCGCGCCGATCGCCGCTGCCGGGGTGCGGTGGCGGGGACTGCTGGTCACCGCGATCGACGGCACCACGATGACCGTGCCGGACACCGCCACCAATCTGGGCGTGTTCACCAAACAGACCGGCAGCCACGGCGGATCGGGCTATCCGCTGTTACGGCTGATGGTCGTAGTGTGTTGCGGCACCCGCACCATCATCGACGCGGCCTTCGGGTCAGCTCTGATCGGGGAAACCCGCTATGCGCCGCCGCTACTGGCCCGCAGCCTGCGCCGCGGGATGATCGTGCTGGCCGACCGGAACTTCGCCGCCCGGCAGGTCATCACCGCGATCACAGACGCCGGCGCCGACCTGCTGATCCGCTGCAAAGACAACCGCAAACTCCCTGTTCTGCAGCGCCACCGCGATGGCTCCTACCTGTCGATGTGGGATACGACTCCAGTCCGTGTGATCGAGGCCGAGGTCACCATCGCCACCAGCAACGGCCGACGCACCGGCACCTACCGGCTCGTCACCACCCTGCTCGACCCCGGCAACCACCCGGCCATCGACCTGGTCAAGCTCTACCACCAGCGCTGGGAAATCGAGTCGGCCTACCTGGCGATCAAATCGACCATCCTCGGCGGACACGTCCTGCGCGCCCGCACCCCTGAAGGCATCACCCAAGAGGTCTACGCACTCCTGATCACCTACCAGGTCCTGCGCCAAGCCATGACCGACGCCACCGACACCCAACCCGGCACCGACCCCGACCGGGCCAGCTTCACCATCGCCCTCAACGCCGCCCGCGACCAACTCATCCAAGCCACCGGCGTCATCGCCGGCACCGTAATCGACCTCGTCGGCCACATCGGCCGACTCGTCCTGGCCAACCTGCTACCCCCACGCCGAACCCGCCTCGGCCCCCGCACCGTCAAACGATCCACCTCCAAATACCCCGCCAAAGGACCCAACACCAACCGCACCACCTACCAAGCCACCATCAACATCGACATCCTCACTCCACCGCCCTGA
- the corA gene encoding magnesium/cobalt transporter CorA: MIVDCGVYAEGVRQELPRTPETVAQALVDHKGCFGWVGLHEPNPEELVTVQKLFGLHELAVEDALKPHQRPKIERYGESLVVVLRTLWYVDAEDAVETGQVSIFVGDRYVVTVRHGKGGGLATARQELEERASVLGHGPPAVLWAVCDSIVDGYEAVAASVEVDVDEIESSVFSKDRTSDAERIYTLKREVLEMRRAIVPLREPMELFAHGDVRGIDPEAAPFFRDVVDHVIRVSDQTEALDALLNSALNAHLARVSVQQNDDMRRIAAWVAIAAVPTMIAGIYGMNFENMPELRWYYGYFIILALMATICTTMYAAFRRAGWL, from the coding sequence GTGATCGTCGACTGTGGGGTCTACGCCGAGGGTGTCCGGCAGGAGCTGCCGCGTACCCCGGAGACCGTCGCGCAAGCCCTCGTCGACCACAAGGGCTGCTTCGGCTGGGTCGGCCTGCACGAGCCGAACCCGGAAGAGCTCGTCACCGTCCAGAAGCTCTTCGGCCTGCACGAACTGGCCGTCGAGGACGCGTTGAAGCCGCACCAACGCCCCAAGATCGAGCGGTACGGCGAGTCGCTGGTGGTCGTGCTCCGAACCCTCTGGTACGTCGATGCCGAGGACGCCGTCGAAACCGGCCAGGTCAGCATCTTCGTCGGCGACCGGTACGTCGTGACCGTCCGCCACGGCAAAGGCGGCGGCCTCGCCACCGCCCGCCAGGAACTCGAAGAGCGCGCGTCCGTCCTCGGCCACGGCCCGCCCGCCGTACTGTGGGCCGTCTGCGACTCGATCGTCGACGGCTACGAAGCGGTCGCCGCCTCGGTCGAGGTGGACGTGGACGAGATCGAGTCCTCGGTCTTCTCGAAGGACCGGACCAGCGACGCCGAACGCATCTACACCCTCAAACGCGAAGTCCTCGAAATGCGGCGAGCGATCGTGCCGTTGCGCGAACCGATGGAGCTCTTCGCCCACGGCGACGTACGCGGCATCGACCCCGAAGCGGCCCCGTTCTTCCGCGATGTGGTCGACCACGTCATCCGGGTTTCCGACCAGACAGAAGCCCTCGACGCCCTCCTCAACTCCGCCCTCAACGCCCACCTGGCCCGCGTATCCGTCCAGCAAAACGACGACATGCGCCGAATCGCCGCCTGGGTAGCCATCGCGGCCGTGCCAACCATGATCGCCGGCATCTACGGCATGAACTTCGAGAACATGCCCGAACTCCGCTGGTACTACGGCTACTTCATCATCCTCGCCCTCATGGCCACCATCTGCACCACCATGTACGCCGCCTTCCGCCGCGCCGGCTGGCTCTAA